In a single window of the Olivibacter sp. SDN3 genome:
- a CDS encoding GNAT family N-acetyltransferase translates to MKDIISANIQNLTSLWTKAGYSQQTQIYENHLSIGYANTPNAEWPNRLWFKTKPEEQTLCEAKKIIETSASNPSLSYWNTYGEDNHEMIESNGFIRKSSQVGMSLMLNRKFDHPHRLDFQRVDDEKTAKIWADLYPKSFNYCISEAILIKTYRHIAYYLFSSANKAVGTAILFLTEDIAGIHGVGVIPEMRKRGFAEEIMYFLLNKAIDLKARYATLQASEMGRGIYQRMGFSEDFTMTNYGLTRTAL, encoded by the coding sequence ATGAAAGATATCATTAGTGCAAACATCCAGAATTTAACATCACTTTGGACCAAGGCAGGTTATTCTCAACAAACGCAGATCTATGAAAACCATCTTAGCATCGGATACGCTAACACCCCTAATGCCGAATGGCCTAATAGACTATGGTTTAAAACGAAGCCTGAGGAACAAACACTCTGTGAAGCGAAAAAAATAATAGAAACTTCGGCCTCGAATCCTTCACTTTCTTATTGGAATACCTATGGTGAGGATAATCACGAAATGATTGAGTCGAATGGATTTATTAGAAAATCAAGCCAAGTAGGCATGTCTCTTATGCTCAACAGGAAATTTGACCACCCCCATCGCCTGGATTTTCAGCGCGTAGACGACGAAAAAACTGCAAAAATATGGGCAGATTTATACCCCAAATCCTTTAATTACTGTATTTCAGAAGCAATATTGATTAAAACATATAGACACATTGCGTATTATTTATTCAGCTCAGCAAACAAAGCCGTTGGTACAGCTATATTGTTTCTTACAGAAGATATCGCTGGAATACACGGCGTCGGAGTGATTCCTGAAATGCGAAAAAGAGGATTCGCTGAAGAAATCATGTATTTTCTATTGAACAAAGCTATTGACCTAAAAGCACGATATGCGACCTTACAGGCTTCCGAAATGGGAAGAGGAATTTACCAACGAATGGGTTTTTCTGAAGACTTCACCATGACGAATTATGGATTAACTAGAACGGCGCTATAA
- a CDS encoding NUDIX domain-containing protein gives MNTTNTNQLHTAGLVVLKAGKLLLAFSNNKKAWYLPGGKVAADETAHDAICREVKEELDVELLPDQLKFYCHITAPAYGENPHIIMEQDCFLYHLTEPVKASNEISEVRYFDFQAYLREPAQVPGVLQLFAKLTGDGLI, from the coding sequence ATGAACACAACAAATACCAATCAATTGCATACGGCAGGACTTGTAGTTTTAAAAGCAGGGAAATTGCTTTTAGCGTTCAGTAATAATAAAAAGGCTTGGTATCTCCCGGGAGGAAAAGTAGCCGCAGATGAAACAGCCCATGACGCGATCTGTCGAGAGGTAAAAGAAGAGCTCGACGTGGAATTATTGCCTGATCAGTTAAAATTCTATTGCCATATTACCGCACCGGCATATGGTGAGAATCCTCATATTATCATGGAACAAGATTGCTTTTTGTATCATTTGACAGAACCGGTAAAAGCCAGCAACGAAATCAGTGAAGTTCGTTATTTTGATTTTCAGGCGTATTTAAGGGAACCTGCCCAGGTTCCTGGAGTATTGCAATTATTTGCAAAATTAACTGGAGACGGACTTATTTAG
- a CDS encoding DUF4260 domain-containing protein codes for MKLTLKIEEITMLTLSFLVFVAIGYAWWLFFALLLLPDISMLGYFAGNKTGAIIYNIGHHKGIALFIALLGYYFTIPYFLPAGIILFAHSSMDRAFGYGLKYTTGFKHTHLGQIGGALGN; via the coding sequence ATGAAACTGACGTTAAAGATCGAAGAGATAACTATGCTGACGCTAAGCTTCCTGGTATTTGTTGCAATTGGGTATGCTTGGTGGTTGTTTTTCGCTCTCCTCTTATTACCCGATATTAGCATGCTGGGGTATTTTGCCGGTAACAAAACAGGAGCTATAATTTATAACATCGGTCACCATAAGGGTATCGCTTTATTTATTGCTTTATTAGGTTATTATTTCACCATCCCTTATTTTCTTCCAGCAGGTATTATTCTATTTGCCCACAGTTCTATGGATAGGGCTTTTGGTTATGGTTTAAAATATACCACTGGTTTTAAACATACCCATTTGGGCCAAATAGGGGGTGCCTTAGGTAATTAA
- a CDS encoding Crp/Fnr family transcriptional regulator has product MTAEEKATYVIQLKKTLFNYYPIKEHVLSLIEPLIQFQVLKKDEILLREGQRAKNIHYLCKGAIIAFFSDENGNTYNKNIFLEGHFAGSKVSLLLNRASQFTLQAVEESLIININFRKYRALIDEHNDLKNFYIAYLEKNWVIEKEQREVSLVMENASVRYLKLLNDHPGIDTRIPLQHIASHLGITATQLSRIRKDLKEKIGNQHM; this is encoded by the coding sequence GTGACAGCAGAGGAAAAAGCAACATACGTCATTCAGTTAAAAAAAACCCTTTTTAACTATTACCCCATTAAGGAGCACGTACTGTCGTTAATCGAACCCCTTATACAATTTCAGGTACTAAAAAAAGATGAAATACTACTTCGGGAAGGACAAAGAGCAAAAAACATACATTACCTCTGTAAAGGTGCAATTATTGCATTTTTTAGTGATGAGAACGGAAACACCTATAATAAAAACATTTTTCTGGAAGGACATTTCGCGGGTTCCAAAGTATCGTTACTCTTAAACCGAGCTTCTCAATTCACCCTACAAGCTGTTGAAGAGAGCCTCATCATTAACATTAACTTCAGGAAATATAGAGCATTAATTGATGAGCACAATGATTTAAAGAACTTTTATATTGCTTATCTTGAAAAAAACTGGGTCATAGAAAAAGAACAGCGAGAAGTCTCACTAGTGATGGAAAATGCCAGTGTCCGCTATCTAAAACTACTTAACGACCATCCAGGAATAGATACTAGAATCCCGCTGCAACATATTGCATCACACCTCGGTATCACCGCTACACAACTTAGTAGAATAAGAAAAGATCTGAAAGAAAAAATCGGCAATCAACATATGTAA
- a CDS encoding GH92 family glycosyl hydrolase: MKYTLHSLLFVLCFVAISYGRVQQRDMVKYVQTLAGTAASTTLAAQQHSEASSEQYANTIPAVAPPFAMTQWTPQTRKGEEKCVAPYYYTDSLINGFRASHWLSGSCTQDYGSFSVMPVSGSLADALQDAQSPFSHKKESAGAEYYEVMLDKYNLRVAISGTARAGIMQVEALADDSVYFLINSNSDEAQGSLQINDDGSISGKNPVHRIYQGWGEYAGFDGYLHLLAEQRVTVSGAFDSGKISLENQSFGDDSKGVFIGFYLAKGERVSLKMGTSFTDSAGAEKNLAVEIPGWDISAVRQATGQAWEETLGQVQIKASDDKQKRVFYTGLYHAMQHPRLFNDVDGRYPVFATENRLATDTVDYYDDFSMWDIYRAQIPLLEILKPKLVQNLVTSLIMKGESGGWLPIFPCWNSYTAAMIGDHSTSVIASAYLKGIISRDAEKAYGLMYRNAFEVADSADYYDGKGRRALDSYLTYHYIPMEDSVPVAFHKKEQVSRTLEYAYNDYAVAMMAQHLGKVTDYQQLLKRAGNYKRVFDVQVGMVRGRYADGSWYTPFNPDFREPYITEGSPRQYTFYVPQDIPGLAKLMGGPAALERSLDELFDNDNYWHGNEPGHQIPFLYNYTKAPWKTQERVHQILEEEYSDGPGGLSGNDDAGQMSAWYIFAALGLYPVDPVSGNYLLTTPLYESYDIDLADNKKWQVKCNHSPSTHPYIQAIVLNGQRLTRNFITYQEIKHGGVLEIELGKKPSQTWGVDKTDQVKGL, from the coding sequence ATGAAATATACTTTACACAGCCTGCTTTTTGTTTTATGTTTTGTTGCAATATCATACGGTCGGGTGCAACAGCGCGATATGGTGAAATATGTTCAAACCCTAGCCGGTACAGCAGCTAGCACAACCTTAGCCGCTCAGCAGCATAGTGAAGCTAGTTCAGAACAATATGCCAATACCATACCAGCGGTAGCACCTCCTTTTGCCATGACACAATGGACGCCGCAAACGAGAAAAGGCGAAGAGAAATGCGTAGCTCCCTATTATTATACCGATTCACTTATCAACGGCTTCCGTGCAAGTCATTGGCTCAGTGGTTCTTGCACACAAGATTATGGGAGTTTTTCTGTAATGCCGGTGAGTGGAAGTTTAGCCGATGCACTGCAAGACGCGCAGAGCCCTTTTTCGCATAAAAAAGAAAGTGCTGGCGCCGAGTACTACGAGGTCATGTTGGATAAATATAATTTGAGGGTGGCAATCAGCGGTACCGCTAGAGCAGGTATAATGCAGGTTGAGGCGTTAGCAGATGATAGTGTTTATTTTTTGATTAATAGTAATAGTGATGAAGCGCAGGGAAGCTTACAGATTAACGATGATGGCTCGATTAGTGGAAAAAATCCGGTACATCGTATTTATCAAGGGTGGGGTGAGTATGCTGGCTTTGATGGTTATCTCCACTTACTGGCTGAACAGCGGGTAACGGTATCGGGAGCCTTTGATTCAGGAAAAATTTCTCTTGAAAATCAGTCGTTTGGCGATGACAGTAAGGGGGTTTTTATCGGTTTTTATCTTGCAAAAGGGGAACGTGTCTCGCTGAAAATGGGGACTTCCTTCACCGATTCTGCCGGTGCAGAAAAAAATCTTGCCGTGGAAATACCTGGTTGGGATATTAGCGCTGTACGTCAAGCTACCGGGCAGGCTTGGGAAGAGACATTAGGACAGGTGCAAATAAAAGCATCGGATGATAAACAGAAACGTGTTTTTTACACCGGACTTTACCATGCTATGCAGCATCCACGACTTTTTAATGATGTAGACGGTAGGTATCCGGTTTTTGCGACTGAAAATCGTTTGGCAACCGATACAGTGGATTACTATGATGACTTTTCTATGTGGGATATTTACCGCGCCCAGATTCCGTTGCTGGAAATTCTAAAACCTAAATTGGTGCAGAATTTAGTAACATCGCTTATTATGAAAGGAGAAAGTGGCGGATGGTTGCCGATATTTCCTTGTTGGAACAGCTATACGGCGGCGATGATAGGCGACCACAGTACTTCTGTAATTGCCTCAGCCTATTTAAAGGGGATCATTAGTCGCGATGCGGAAAAAGCATATGGTCTGATGTATAGAAATGCTTTTGAGGTAGCCGACTCTGCGGATTACTATGATGGAAAAGGCCGTAGAGCCTTGGATTCTTATTTAACATATCATTATATACCCATGGAGGATAGCGTGCCAGTGGCTTTTCATAAAAAAGAGCAGGTGAGCAGAACTTTGGAATATGCTTATAACGATTACGCTGTAGCAATGATGGCGCAGCATCTGGGTAAAGTAACCGATTACCAACAGCTGCTAAAGCGGGCGGGCAATTACAAACGGGTTTTCGATGTACAAGTGGGAATGGTTCGTGGAAGGTACGCCGACGGCTCCTGGTATACACCATTTAACCCCGATTTCCGTGAACCATATATTACCGAAGGCTCGCCAAGACAGTATACCTTCTATGTCCCACAGGATATTCCTGGTTTGGCAAAACTAATGGGTGGCCCTGCAGCACTAGAAAGAAGTCTGGATGAATTATTTGATAATGATAACTATTGGCATGGAAATGAACCAGGGCATCAAATTCCTTTTTTATACAACTATACCAAGGCACCTTGGAAAACACAGGAGCGGGTGCACCAGATTTTGGAAGAAGAGTACAGTGATGGTCCCGGTGGTTTAAGTGGGAACGATGACGCCGGACAGATGTCGGCTTGGTACATTTTTGCAGCCTTAGGGCTTTATCCGGTAGATCCTGTTTCAGGGAACTATCTGCTAACAACTCCGTTGTACGAATCTTATGATATCGATTTAGCAGATAATAAGAAATGGCAGGTAAAGTGTAACCATTCTCCTTCGACCCACCCGTACATCCAGGCTATCGTATTGAACGGACAACGTTTGACTAGAAACTTTATCACTTATCAGGAAATCAAACATGGTGGTGTCCTGGAGATTGAATTAGGCAAAAAACCAAGCCAGACTTGGGGCGTAGACAAAACTGATCAAGTAAAAGGACTATGA
- a CDS encoding co-chaperone GroES family protein, which translates to MAIHLTKDNKLKKLIVVGDRVLIKPVIPNERTDSGLYLPPGVQEKEKVQQGYIIKTGPGYAIPVPTDEDTWKPQEDQVKYIPLQAKEGDLAIYLLNGSTEIVYGGEKYFIVPQAAILMLEREEEL; encoded by the coding sequence ATGGCTATTCATTTAACGAAAGACAACAAGTTGAAAAAATTAATAGTTGTTGGTGATCGGGTGCTCATAAAGCCCGTTATCCCTAACGAACGGACAGACAGTGGGCTCTATCTCCCGCCGGGCGTGCAGGAGAAGGAAAAGGTGCAACAGGGATATATTATTAAAACAGGGCCTGGTTATGCTATTCCTGTGCCAACAGACGAAGATACCTGGAAACCGCAGGAAGATCAGGTAAAATATATTCCGCTACAGGCCAAAGAAGGTGATTTGGCTATTTACCTGCTTAACGGATCTACTGAAATAGTGTACGGAGGTGAAAAGTATTTTATCGTGCCTCAGGCTGCCATCTTAATGCTGGAGAGAGAGGAGGAACTGTAG
- a CDS encoding GH92 family glycosyl hydrolase, protein MRRLNFFFILALFSLTATHLSAQAPKEPVDYVNPYIGNISHMLVPTYPTVHLPNSMLRVYPERENFTGNVLSGLPLIVTSHRGSSAFNLSPFQGNTGDIKSVIPLGYDNEVIKPYFYSVDLDDQDIHVTYAPSHQSGIYDITFNQSGQPVYLVLNTRNGELVNDGSSVSGYQQLDNNTKVYIYFETDVKPEAIGTHQGEQIAAQEKKTAGENAYFLLKFPDNTQQVKARYGVSFISTEQARKNLQREITRYDVDAVATHGRDVWNKTLQKIQVSGADEDAKTVFYTSLYRTYERMICISEDGQYFSAYDGKVHSDQGNPFYTDDWIWDTYRATHPLRILIEPEMENHMINSYIIMTRQMPRAWMPNFPEVTGDSRRMNSNHAVAMVADAYSKGLEGFDLAEAYQVSKAAITEKTLAPWSSKPAGVLDQFYKEHGYFPSLAPGEEETVPEVHSWERRQPIAVTLGTVYDEWCLSILANALGKKDEAAYFADRSLNYRKVLHPETKFFHPKDTFGVFMPDLDYRFPPGIGGRDAYDENTGYVYRFDVPHNVGDLVQLIGGKQAFVDALEDMYSTPLGKGRPDFYHIYADHTGNVGQFSMGNEPAMHVPYLYNYAGEPWRSQKRIRNLLNQWFRNDLMGIPGDEDGGGLTSFVVFSQLGFYPITPGLPMYVIGSPSFETATLDLGNGKTFRVTCENYSPENKYIQSAKLNGADWDKSWFSHEELMKGGELQLVMGKHPNKTWATGDHAIPPSFEMGKTKP, encoded by the coding sequence ATGAGACGACTAAATTTCTTTTTTATTCTTGCCCTATTTTCATTGACGGCAACGCACTTATCTGCGCAGGCACCCAAAGAGCCAGTTGATTATGTAAACCCATATATTGGTAATATCAGCCATATGCTGGTACCCACCTATCCTACGGTGCATCTGCCTAATAGTATGTTACGTGTGTATCCTGAAAGGGAAAATTTCACCGGTAATGTGCTTAGCGGTTTACCACTAATCGTAACGAGCCACCGCGGCAGTTCTGCCTTCAACTTAAGCCCTTTTCAGGGAAATACCGGCGACATTAAAAGTGTAATTCCATTGGGTTATGACAATGAGGTAATTAAGCCCTATTTCTACAGTGTAGACTTAGACGATCAAGACATCCATGTAACTTATGCACCGTCCCATCAGTCGGGCATTTACGACATTACTTTCAACCAGTCCGGACAACCGGTTTATTTGGTACTTAACACACGGAACGGTGAGTTGGTAAATGATGGAAGTAGTGTTAGTGGCTATCAACAACTGGACAATAACACCAAAGTGTACATCTATTTTGAAACAGATGTGAAGCCAGAGGCGATAGGCACTCACCAAGGTGAGCAAATAGCTGCTCAAGAAAAAAAGACTGCTGGCGAAAATGCCTACTTTTTACTCAAATTTCCGGATAATACGCAACAGGTTAAAGCCCGCTATGGCGTTTCATTCATCAGTACAGAGCAGGCCAGGAAAAACCTACAAAGGGAAATTACGCGATACGATGTAGATGCCGTTGCCACACATGGGCGTGATGTGTGGAACAAGACCTTACAGAAGATTCAAGTTTCAGGTGCAGACGAAGATGCTAAAACTGTATTTTACACTTCTTTATACCGTACTTATGAGCGGATGATATGTATATCTGAAGACGGACAATACTTCAGCGCATACGACGGCAAGGTACATAGTGATCAAGGTAATCCTTTTTATACAGATGATTGGATTTGGGATACCTACCGTGCCACCCACCCCCTTCGTATACTCATAGAGCCCGAAATGGAGAACCACATGATCAATTCCTATATTATTATGACGCGGCAAATGCCCCGTGCGTGGATGCCTAATTTCCCGGAAGTTACCGGCGATAGCCGACGGATGAATTCCAACCATGCCGTGGCCATGGTTGCCGATGCTTATAGTAAGGGCCTTGAGGGTTTTGATCTGGCCGAAGCTTATCAGGTTTCAAAGGCAGCCATTACCGAAAAAACCTTAGCACCTTGGTCGTCAAAACCCGCGGGGGTTTTAGATCAGTTTTATAAAGAGCATGGCTATTTCCCTTCGTTAGCACCAGGAGAAGAAGAGACAGTTCCTGAGGTCCATAGCTGGGAAAGGCGACAGCCTATAGCCGTCACCTTAGGTACGGTGTATGACGAATGGTGTCTCTCCATTCTGGCCAATGCCTTAGGAAAAAAAGATGAAGCAGCATATTTTGCAGACAGAAGTTTAAACTACCGCAAAGTACTACACCCGGAAACAAAATTTTTCCATCCCAAAGACACGTTTGGTGTATTTATGCCTGATTTAGACTACCGCTTCCCACCCGGAATAGGCGGCAGGGACGCTTATGATGAGAACACAGGTTACGTTTACCGTTTTGATGTACCACATAACGTAGGTGATCTTGTACAATTAATTGGGGGAAAACAGGCTTTCGTCGATGCCTTAGAAGACATGTACAGTACTCCTTTGGGAAAAGGCAGACCAGATTTTTATCATATTTACGCGGATCATACAGGTAACGTTGGTCAATTCTCCATGGGGAATGAGCCCGCTATGCACGTACCGTACCTTTATAACTATGCAGGCGAGCCTTGGCGCTCACAGAAACGTATACGCAATTTATTGAATCAATGGTTCAGGAACGATCTCATGGGCATACCTGGAGACGAAGATGGTGGAGGACTTACCTCCTTCGTGGTATTCTCGCAATTAGGTTTTTATCCTATCACTCCCGGCCTACCGATGTATGTAATAGGCAGCCCTAGCTTTGAAACAGCAACACTTGACCTCGGAAATGGAAAAACCTTCCGGGTGACATGTGAGAACTATTCTCCTGAAAATAAATATATTCAGTCGGCAAAGTTAAATGGTGCCGACTGGGATAAATCATGGTTTAGCCATGAAGAACTTATGAAAGGAGGAGAACTTCAACTGGTGATGGGCAAGCATCCAAATAAAACTTGGGCCACCGGAGACCATGCCATCCCTCCATCTTTTGAAATGGGAAAAACAAAACCGTAA
- a CDS encoding dicarboxylate/amino acid:cation symporter, producing MRKIALHLKILLGILFGIIIGIVLTQFSWGTTFVINWIKPFGTIFINLLKLIAIPLIVTSLITGLANLKDIAQLSKMGSRTFVIYISTTLLALTVGLLVVNTVRPGNFISTETRNEMLASFEGSVGEKVREAEAVKAKGPLQPLVDIVPENIFEAAGSNTNMLQIILFTILCGVSLLLISPEKSAPVVAFFQGANAAVLKLVDIIMKTAPIGVFALMASLVAESPSADIFLALGMYGLSVVIGLAMLMYIAYSMIIYFMGGLNAIEFFRKIIPAKLVAFSTSSSAATLPVTMECVEDRLGVDKEVSSFVIPIGATINMDGTVLYQSVAAVFIAQVMGYELTLANQLTIVFTATLASIGAAPVPGAGILMLVIVLESIGVNPAGLALIFAVDRPLDMCRTVVNVTGDAMICVVVNKQMGHTLKPKVFA from the coding sequence ATGAGAAAAATAGCACTGCACTTGAAAATATTATTAGGAATATTATTTGGGATAATAATAGGTATTGTTCTGACTCAGTTTTCTTGGGGAACAACATTTGTTATCAATTGGATAAAACCTTTCGGCACCATTTTCATTAATCTGCTTAAATTAATAGCTATACCACTAATCGTAACCTCTTTAATAACCGGACTTGCTAATCTAAAAGACATTGCCCAGTTGTCTAAAATGGGGTCAAGAACCTTTGTTATTTATATTTCCACCACGCTCTTGGCATTAACCGTTGGCTTGCTAGTGGTAAATACGGTTCGTCCCGGAAATTTTATCTCAACAGAAACACGCAATGAAATGCTCGCCAGTTTTGAAGGATCTGTGGGTGAGAAGGTGAGGGAAGCGGAAGCGGTCAAAGCTAAGGGGCCTTTACAGCCTTTGGTAGATATTGTTCCAGAAAACATTTTTGAAGCGGCGGGGTCAAATACCAACATGCTACAGATTATTCTCTTCACCATATTATGCGGGGTTAGTTTATTACTGATTTCACCGGAAAAAAGCGCTCCGGTGGTAGCTTTCTTTCAAGGGGCAAATGCGGCCGTCTTGAAGCTAGTTGATATTATTATGAAAACAGCACCTATTGGCGTTTTTGCTCTCATGGCATCTCTAGTTGCTGAATCTCCCTCTGCCGACATATTTCTTGCCTTGGGTATGTATGGCCTCTCTGTTGTCATCGGACTAGCTATGCTAATGTATATTGCTTATTCCATGATCATTTATTTTATGGGCGGATTGAATGCAATCGAATTTTTTAGAAAGATTATCCCGGCCAAGTTGGTTGCTTTTTCTACCAGTTCTTCCGCTGCTACCTTACCTGTTACTATGGAGTGTGTAGAAGATCGCTTAGGTGTAGATAAAGAAGTAAGCAGTTTTGTAATACCTATTGGAGCAACTATCAATATGGATGGCACTGTCTTATATCAGAGTGTGGCCGCGGTGTTTATTGCTCAGGTAATGGGATATGAGCTGACGCTGGCCAACCAGTTAACCATTGTTTTCACCGCTACTTTAGCGTCTATTGGGGCCGCACCGGTGCCCGGTGCGGGTATATTAATGTTGGTAATCGTGCTTGAATCTATAGGTGTCAACCCTGCTGGTTTAGCACTTATTTTTGCCGTAGATAGACCCCTTGATATGTGCAGAACTGTTGTTAACGTAACGGGTGATGCCATGATCTGCGTTGTGGTAAATAAACAAATGGGTCATACACTCAAGCCCAAAGTGTTTGCTTAA
- a CDS encoding serine hydrolase codes for MVKLPKKLFFIYFLLFSACIQAFAQNTALEEELQTIMKKNQAIGLSIAVVKDNKIAYNASFGVKDIATNQPLRNNDIFRIASISKSFVATGIMQLVEQGKLSLDDDVGELIGFKVRNPKYPNIKITLRMILSHTSSLNDQNGYFTLDVICPQKSLDISKSYYEYAPGEGYQYCNLNFNLAGAILEKISGERLDRYIKQHLLDPLKIYGGYNVDELDSSRFVTLYEFDKTSGKFDPAPAAYRSPKESLNNYVMGYSTPIFSPTGGIKISAHDLAIYMMMHMNEGLYNNDIRIISPNSTKNMQTNVNIEERYGLALCEKTLLVPGKKLIGHNGNAYGLYSAMFFQPEEKFGFVLITNGCGATTFTEDVNDFLKACVDSLYRHLIDQ; via the coding sequence ATGGTCAAACTTCCGAAAAAACTTTTTTTTATTTATTTTTTGCTATTTTCAGCTTGTATACAGGCTTTTGCACAAAACACCGCGCTTGAAGAGGAACTGCAAACCATTATGAAAAAAAACCAAGCCATCGGTTTATCTATAGCTGTGGTAAAAGATAATAAAATTGCCTATAATGCGTCTTTCGGAGTAAAAGACATTGCAACAAACCAACCATTAAGAAACAACGATATTTTTCGCATTGCTTCTATATCAAAATCTTTCGTAGCCACTGGCATTATGCAATTGGTTGAGCAAGGAAAGCTGTCGCTCGATGATGACGTTGGCGAACTTATTGGTTTCAAGGTGAGGAACCCAAAGTATCCCAATATAAAAATCACCTTACGTATGATCCTTTCGCACACGTCAAGCCTAAACGACCAAAATGGCTATTTCACGCTTGATGTAATTTGTCCGCAAAAAAGTCTGGACATCAGCAAAAGTTATTACGAATATGCACCTGGTGAAGGTTACCAATATTGTAATCTAAACTTTAATTTAGCCGGAGCTATTCTCGAAAAAATATCTGGTGAGCGGTTGGATCGCTATATCAAACAACATTTGCTCGATCCATTAAAAATTTACGGTGGGTATAACGTGGATGAACTGGATAGTTCCCGTTTCGTTACCCTTTACGAATTTGACAAAACATCAGGCAAGTTCGACCCCGCGCCAGCAGCATACCGATCGCCTAAGGAAAGTTTAAACAATTATGTCATGGGATACAGTACCCCCATATTTTCCCCTACCGGTGGAATTAAAATATCTGCCCATGATTTAGCTATTTACATGATGATGCATATGAATGAAGGTCTCTATAATAACGATATCCGCATCATCAGTCCAAACAGCACTAAAAACATGCAAACCAATGTAAATATTGAAGAACGATACGGATTGGCCCTATGCGAAAAGACACTACTGGTCCCTGGTAAAAAGCTGATAGGCCATAATGGGAATGCTTATGGCCTATACAGCGCTATGTTTTTTCAACCAGAGGAAAAATTTGGTTTTGTACTAATCACCAATGGCTGCGGCGCCACGACATTCACGGAAGATGTAAACGATTTCCTCAAAGCATGTGTAGATAGTTTGTATAGGCATTTAATAGATCAGTAA
- a CDS encoding DMT family transporter gives MNQQIISILALVGGVFLAIQAGFNTQLGVLLKNPLLASVTTSISSAVFATIFVLLTMSSVPSLHLAKQIPWYLWFTGGLFSVLGISLYYYTIPKLGVSKMIALGLCGQLIFALIAGHFGWLNLPAEPITLKKLIGITALVIGILLINTK, from the coding sequence ATGAATCAACAGATAATTTCCATACTAGCGCTCGTGGGAGGTGTCTTTCTGGCAATACAGGCCGGTTTTAACACACAGTTAGGTGTCTTACTAAAAAACCCCTTACTGGCTTCAGTAACAACCTCAATAAGTAGTGCAGTTTTTGCAACGATTTTCGTGCTACTAACCATGAGTAGTGTTCCAAGCCTACATCTAGCTAAACAAATCCCCTGGTACTTATGGTTTACCGGTGGTCTTTTCAGCGTTCTTGGCATCAGCTTATACTACTACACGATTCCGAAATTAGGCGTGTCAAAAATGATTGCATTAGGTCTCTGTGGACAACTGATTTTCGCCCTTATAGCGGGTCATTTCGGTTGGCTAAATCTACCTGCCGAACCGATAACCCTAAAAAAATTAATTGGAATTACCGCTTTGGTAATAGGCATTCTACTAATAAACACAAAATAG
- a CDS encoding DUF1456 family protein, which produces MSNNDIMKKLRVAMKFTDDDIIEVLALVDFRVTKAELGAIFRKEDHPNFKPCGDQILRNFLNGLIIYKRGPRPKQNNK; this is translated from the coding sequence ATGAGCAATAATGATATAATGAAAAAATTACGTGTAGCAATGAAGTTTACCGATGACGACATTATCGAGGTGTTGGCACTTGTAGATTTTAGGGTTACAAAAGCAGAGTTAGGTGCTATCTTCCGCAAGGAAGACCATCCGAATTTCAAACCTTGTGGCGATCAGATACTACGTAATTTTTTGAATGGGCTTATTATCTACAAACGTGGGCCTAGACCGAAGCAGAACAATAAGTAG